A window of Deinococcus sp. HSC-46F16 contains these coding sequences:
- a CDS encoding alpha/beta fold hydrolase, with the protein MQPAPPLAGLAPALPPPTLLQVSGVRTRHVQAGTGPPVVLLHGIGRSLEDWSETVGPLAARHSVYAPDLIGFGLTDKPDVPYTLAGLARFVRHYLDAVGETRPVTLIGNSLGGAVAAQFALLYPERARALVLVSSAGFGGRVALALRLATVPRLGEVLLRPSPLSARRTVASLFHDPRHVTPERVRWAEHLGRQPGAARAFLRVARHLGAWRGLHPEWRRTLAGGLAGRALPTLIVWGDRDRILPAVHLEEARRLSPHARTHLFPDTGHVPQLERAAEFNRLVLDFLEEQA; encoded by the coding sequence GTGCAACCTGCCCCCCCGCTCGCCGGGCTGGCCCCGGCCCTGCCCCCACCCACCTTGCTGCAGGTCTCCGGCGTCCGCACCCGCCACGTTCAGGCGGGGACCGGGCCGCCCGTGGTCCTGCTGCACGGCATCGGGCGCAGCCTGGAGGACTGGTCGGAGACGGTGGGGCCGCTTGCCGCCCGGCACTCGGTCTATGCCCCGGACCTGATCGGGTTCGGCCTGACCGACAAGCCCGACGTGCCCTACACGCTGGCGGGGCTGGCCCGGTTCGTGCGGCACTATCTGGACGCGGTGGGGGAGACCCGGCCCGTCACCCTGATCGGCAACTCGCTGGGCGGGGCGGTCGCGGCGCAGTTCGCGCTGCTGTATCCCGAGCGGGCGCGGGCGCTGGTGCTGGTGAGCAGCGCGGGCTTCGGGGGGAGGGTCGCCCTGGCCCTGCGGCTGGCGACCGTGCCCCGGCTGGGCGAGGTGCTGCTGCGGCCCTCACCCCTCTCGGCGCGGCGGACGGTGGCGAGCCTCTTTCATGACCCCCGGCACGTCACCCCCGAGCGGGTGCGCTGGGCCGAGCACCTCGGGCGGCAACCCGGCGCGGCGCGGGCCTTTTTGCGGGTGGCGCGGCATCTGGGGGCGTGGCGCGGCCTGCATCCGGAGTGGCGGCGCACGCTGGCGGGGGGCCTCGCGGGCCGCGCCCTCCCCACCCTGATCGTCTGGGGCGACCGCGACCGCATCCTGCCCGCCGTCCATCTGGAGGAGGCCCGCCGCCTCTCCCCCCACGCCCGCACCCACCTCTTTCCCGACACCGGCCACGTCCCGCAGCTCGAACGGGCGGCCGAATTCAACCGTCTCGTGCTGGACTTTCTGGAGGAACAGGCATGA
- a CDS encoding SDR family NAD(P)-dependent oxidoreductase, giving the protein MKPYVFAGGVAVLTGAASGIGQALAHGLAARGSHLALIDRDGPGLTRVAAALRARYPALRVTAHISDLAHTDGIPALADEVLRAHGRITLLVNNAGVALGGTFEQVTPEQFDRVLAINFGATVALCRALLPALRSSLGGQIVNLSSLYGIIGPPGQAAYSASKFAVRGFSEALRHELAGHGIGVTVVHPGGVRTNIARRAEVAPGASPAEIEAGRRAQDRLLRLPPERAAEIILRATGRRAPRVLVGNDARAVDLLARLVPGHYWGVLGRLFRG; this is encoded by the coding sequence GTGAAGCCCTACGTCTTCGCGGGCGGCGTCGCGGTGCTCACGGGCGCGGCGAGCGGCATCGGGCAGGCGCTCGCGCACGGGCTGGCGGCGCGGGGCAGCCACCTCGCGCTGATTGACCGGGACGGGCCGGGGCTCACGCGGGTCGCGGCGGCCCTCCGCGCCCGGTATCCGGCCCTGCGGGTCACGGCCCACATCTCCGACCTCGCGCACACGGACGGCATTCCCGCCCTGGCGGACGAGGTGCTGCGGGCGCACGGCCGGATCACCCTGCTCGTCAACAACGCGGGGGTCGCGCTCGGCGGCACCTTCGAGCAGGTCACGCCGGAACAGTTTGACCGGGTCCTGGCGATCAATTTTGGGGCGACCGTGGCCCTGTGCCGGGCGCTGCTGCCCGCGCTGCGCTCGTCACTGGGGGGGCAGATCGTGAACCTGTCGAGCCTCTACGGCATCATCGGCCCGCCGGGGCAGGCGGCCTACAGCGCGAGCAAGTTCGCGGTGCGCGGCTTTTCGGAAGCGCTGCGCCACGAACTCGCCGGGCACGGCATCGGCGTGACGGTCGTGCATCCCGGCGGTGTCCGCACGAACATCGCCCGCCGCGCCGAGGTCGCTCCCGGCGCCAGCCCCGCCGAGATCGAGGCCGGGCGCCGCGCCCAGGACCGCCTCCTGCGACTGCCTCCCGAGCGGGCCGCCGAGATCATCCTGCGGGCAACGGGCCGCCGCGCCCCCCGCGTCCTCGTCGGCAACGACGCCCGCGCGGTGGACCTGCTCGCGCGGCTGGTGCCGGGGCACTACTGGGGGGTGCTGGGGCGGCTGTTTCGGGGGTAG
- a CDS encoding HD-GYP domain-containing protein, which translates to MPLCPTAPTLPARPFHTAPPPLERPGWRCRAYREVVDRAIGWPPTAHAGRVACLAGAVARDLGLSPAQIREAYLAGLLHDSGKLLISRRVRRKAGALDPREWRQMQRHPVYSAGLSRLVPGLSFTVWQAVRHHHERLDGSGYPGGLAGDAVPLLARILAACDVYDALSSPRTYKAAWAPDAVWAELTALAGRHFDPQVLAALRRCVPEPAPMQA; encoded by the coding sequence ATGCCGCTGTGCCCGACTGCCCCCACGCTGCCCGCCCGCCCCTTCCATACCGCCCCGCCGCCACTGGAGCGCCCCGGCTGGCGGTGCCGTGCCTACCGGGAAGTGGTGGACCGGGCCATCGGCTGGCCGCCCACCGCGCACGCGGGCCGGGTGGCGTGTCTGGCAGGCGCGGTGGCCCGCGACCTGGGCCTGAGTCCGGCGCAGATTCGCGAAGCGTACCTTGCCGGGCTGCTGCACGACAGCGGCAAGCTGCTGATCTCCAGGCGGGTGCGGCGCAAGGCCGGGGCGCTCGACCCGCGCGAGTGGCGGCAGATGCAGCGCCACCCGGTGTACAGCGCGGGGCTCTCGCGGCTGGTGCCCGGCCTGTCCTTCACGGTCTGGCAGGCAGTACGCCACCACCACGAGCGGCTCGACGGCAGCGGCTACCCTGGCGGCCTCGCCGGGGACGCCGTGCCGCTGCTGGCCCGCATCCTGGCGGCCTGCGACGTGTACGACGCGCTGAGTTCGCCCCGCACCTACAAGGCCGCGTGGGCACCCGACGCCGTGTGGGCCGAACTCACCGCGCTCGCGGGACGCCACTTCGACCCCCAGGTACTTGCCGCGCTGAGGCGCTGCGTGCCGGAGCCCGCGCCGATGCAGGCGTGA